One Roseimaritima multifibrata DNA window includes the following coding sequences:
- a CDS encoding cytochrome c oxidase assembly protein, producing the protein MRLATWNLGWILLALAWMGPLPRWAESSFAAHMTLHMLIVAVVAPLLSIAMAGLRFDPVRKAPALFSPIPASVGELLIVWAWHAPGLHHWARHDLFGLIIEQGMFLASGMWVWLSAFGGSQPRSRARAAAGVIGLLLTSMHMTFLGALLALSPRLLYQHHHAASGLTPLVDQHLGGAVMLVVGGIAYLAGGLWLTRDLVREVNFQPAARSKVPSTQAGSLRQEVVQ; encoded by the coding sequence ATGCGATTGGCGACTTGGAATCTTGGCTGGATTTTGCTCGCGTTGGCGTGGATGGGGCCACTTCCGCGATGGGCCGAAAGTTCGTTTGCCGCGCACATGACGCTGCATATGTTGATCGTCGCTGTAGTGGCACCGCTCCTCTCCATCGCGATGGCGGGGCTGCGTTTTGATCCTGTACGCAAAGCTCCTGCCTTGTTTTCGCCAATCCCTGCTTCTGTGGGCGAGTTACTGATCGTGTGGGCGTGGCACGCTCCGGGATTACATCACTGGGCACGCCATGACCTGTTCGGACTGATCATCGAGCAGGGAATGTTTCTGGCTTCTGGAATGTGGGTGTGGCTGTCCGCATTCGGTGGTAGTCAGCCACGCAGCCGCGCGCGAGCGGCTGCCGGAGTCATTGGCCTATTGCTGACTTCGATGCACATGACTTTCCTGGGGGCGTTGCTTGCGCTGTCGCCACGTCTGTTGTATCAACACCATCATGCGGCATCAGGACTGACGCCGTTGGTGGATCAACATCTCGGTGGCGCGGTGATGCTGGTGGTCGGTGGGATTGCCTACCTGGCTGGCGGACTTTGGTTGACGAGAGACTTGGTCCGTGAGGTAAATTTCCAGCCAGCTGCCAGGTCCAAAGTGCCCTCAACACAAGCTGGAAGCTTACGCCAGGAGGTGGTTCAATGA
- a CDS encoding YqaE/Pmp3 family membrane protein, giving the protein MNFIRLLIVFILPPVSVWMQFGISKYFWINCLLTLLGFVPGVLHAAYIMASRPPGLTRLN; this is encoded by the coding sequence ATGAACTTTATCCGGCTTTTAATCGTATTCATTCTACCGCCCGTTTCTGTCTGGATGCAGTTTGGAATCAGTAAGTACTTTTGGATCAATTGCCTGTTGACGTTGCTAGGGTTCGTGCCAGGGGTATTGCATGCGGCCTATATAATGGCTTCTCGCCCGCCAGGGTTAACGAGATTGAACTGA
- the coxB gene encoding cytochrome c oxidase subunit II — protein sequence MNGSASQSALDTAGKGAEKISELFYWMAGGASVIWIVVIGLVIYAIYSRREHPLRMTRWLVIGGGAVVPVIVLTLLLSYGLALLPDLQRPAPAGSPVIEVVGVRWWWRVIYRDAAGDRIETANEIYLPVDQPVEFQLTSEDVIHSFWIPTLGGKVDMMPGRTTRLKLHPTQEGVFSGVCAEYCGTAHSQMRFRVVVTDQASFEEWLVKQGNDLAVPRDRSGGSGPERLLPDATSAPTAQGEQVFLSRGCSACHAIRGTSADGSVGPDLTHFGSRLSIAAGVLDNTPENLALWLEDTHGVKPGVEMPEFEALCDTEIDFLVQFLGSLQ from the coding sequence ATGAATGGTTCGGCGTCTCAGTCAGCACTTGATACTGCGGGGAAGGGTGCGGAGAAAATTTCCGAACTGTTTTACTGGATGGCCGGTGGCGCGTCGGTGATTTGGATCGTCGTGATCGGATTAGTGATTTACGCGATTTATTCGCGACGCGAACATCCCCTGCGGATGACTCGCTGGTTGGTAATCGGCGGCGGTGCTGTCGTGCCGGTAATCGTCTTGACATTGCTGCTGAGTTACGGGCTTGCGCTGCTGCCAGATCTACAGCGCCCCGCACCGGCAGGAAGTCCAGTCATCGAGGTGGTGGGCGTGCGCTGGTGGTGGCGGGTCATTTACCGTGACGCGGCTGGCGATCGTATCGAAACCGCGAATGAAATCTACTTGCCGGTCGATCAACCAGTCGAGTTTCAATTGACCAGTGAGGACGTGATTCATTCGTTTTGGATTCCGACGCTTGGCGGGAAGGTGGATATGATGCCAGGACGCACCACTCGCTTGAAACTCCATCCAACGCAAGAGGGAGTTTTTAGTGGAGTGTGTGCTGAGTACTGCGGTACGGCCCATTCGCAAATGCGTTTCCGAGTTGTCGTCACCGATCAGGCAAGTTTCGAAGAGTGGCTCGTTAAGCAAGGAAATGATCTCGCGGTGCCCCGCGACCGGTCCGGTGGTTCCGGACCAGAGCGTTTGTTGCCTGACGCTACAAGTGCGCCGACGGCCCAGGGCGAGCAAGTTTTCCTGTCGCGGGGCTGTTCCGCCTGTCATGCCATCCGGGGCACATCCGCCGACGGGAGCGTCGGCCCCGATTTGACCCACTTTGGTTCACGGCTATCTATCGCTGCTGGTGTGCTGGATAACACGCCGGAGAATCTTGCCTTGTGGCTTGAGGATACACATGGAGTGAAGCCTGGTGTGGAGATGCCTGAGTTCGAAGCCCTTTGCGACACTGAGATTGATTTTTTAGTTCAATTCTTAGGATCATTGCAATGA
- a CDS encoding DedA family protein, whose protein sequence is MDEWIKNFLEQFGAAGVGALMLVENVFPPIPSEIVMPWAGYSVSQGGTSFLAVVASGSAGSFAGAMFWYYVGRWIGKEKLSGWIEKHGGWLTIAPRDLDRVDDWFNKWGAVTVLVCRMIPGLRTLISVPAGFAEMQLGRFSFFTAIGTVLWTTLLAGIGYWLGDNYAQLSGPLSWVSTAVILGMFTWWLWRLQKQWRHA, encoded by the coding sequence ATGGACGAATGGATCAAAAATTTTCTTGAACAGTTCGGGGCAGCCGGTGTTGGTGCATTGATGCTGGTGGAAAACGTCTTTCCTCCGATTCCATCCGAGATCGTCATGCCCTGGGCGGGCTATTCGGTCAGCCAAGGGGGTACGTCCTTCTTGGCGGTCGTCGCGTCGGGTAGTGCCGGTTCCTTTGCTGGAGCCATGTTTTGGTACTACGTCGGTCGATGGATCGGAAAAGAAAAATTGTCAGGCTGGATCGAAAAACATGGCGGTTGGCTGACGATCGCTCCACGTGACCTAGATCGTGTCGATGATTGGTTCAATAAATGGGGAGCAGTCACCGTGCTTGTCTGTCGGATGATCCCTGGGCTAAGAACGTTAATCAGTGTCCCGGCCGGATTCGCTGAAATGCAATTGGGGCGATTCAGTTTCTTCACCGCGATTGGAACCGTTCTCTGGACAACGCTATTGGCAGGAATCGGCTACTGGCTGGGCGACAACTACGCCCAGCTTTCTGGCCCGCTCAGCTGGGTAAGCACAGCGGTCATTCTAGGAATGTTCACTTGGTGGCTGTGGCGTTTGCAGAAGCAGTGGAGACACGCTTAG
- a CDS encoding DUF1990 domain-containing protein, with translation MLSFTKPNADSIARFLDQQAKLDFNYPDVGATDGELPSHYDHNSIEEEVGRRATDFQEAKAAMLAWKHFNVGWAAACPTTTPIREGENVAILARISGLWALAACRIIEVLHEESPTSKRFGYSFGTLPGHPEQGEERFEVRCSANGIVTYRITAFFRPNCLSAEIAWPYFRYRFNQFRRQSVDRLRRHVQDSS, from the coding sequence ATGCTTTCGTTCACCAAGCCCAACGCTGACAGCATTGCTCGATTCCTGGATCAGCAAGCAAAGCTGGATTTCAACTATCCCGATGTCGGCGCGACTGACGGTGAATTGCCAAGTCACTACGACCACAACTCCATTGAAGAAGAAGTCGGACGTCGCGCGACGGATTTTCAAGAAGCAAAAGCAGCTATGTTGGCGTGGAAACACTTCAACGTTGGATGGGCGGCAGCCTGCCCGACGACCACGCCAATTCGCGAGGGCGAAAATGTTGCAATCCTCGCTCGCATCTCGGGTTTATGGGCGCTGGCAGCCTGCCGAATCATCGAAGTCTTGCATGAAGAATCGCCAACAAGCAAACGCTTCGGATATTCATTCGGCACACTCCCCGGACACCCCGAACAGGGAGAAGAACGATTTGAGGTTCGATGCAGCGCTAACGGTATCGTCACGTACCGCATCACCGCCTTTTTTCGGCCCAATTGCCTGTCCGCGGAAATTGCCTGGCCTTACTTCCGGTACCGTTTCAATCAGTTTCGACGTCAGTCAGTGGACAGGCTACGCCGTCATGTCCAGGATTCATCCTAA
- a CDS encoding transmembrane prediction, protein MNIKDSAAAERKHSDRTERYGLRYTPNLWWLTYSPLCWAAHFLASYLTAAIYCAKGGSADGDALPVRIAVAIFTIIALSLIASVGRRSLRVHCVGQATLPHDDDTLLDEQRFLGFAALLLSLLSGIATLYTALVFVFMETCH, encoded by the coding sequence ATGAATATCAAAGATTCGGCTGCAGCAGAACGCAAACACTCCGATCGCACGGAGCGGTACGGTTTGCGCTATACCCCAAATCTATGGTGGCTTACGTACTCGCCACTCTGTTGGGCAGCCCATTTTCTGGCCAGCTATTTGACCGCCGCGATTTACTGCGCCAAGGGTGGTTCGGCGGATGGCGACGCATTGCCGGTCCGGATCGCCGTTGCAATCTTCACCATCATTGCACTGTCGTTGATCGCGTCGGTAGGCAGAAGAAGTTTGCGAGTGCATTGTGTGGGACAGGCGACGCTGCCACATGATGATGACACGCTGCTCGATGAGCAGCGTTTCCTCGGATTTGCTGCGTTGCTGTTGTCGTTGCTGAGCGGTATCGCAACGCTCTACACAGCACTCGTCTTCGTTTTTATGGAGACTTGTCACTGA
- a CDS encoding vitamin K epoxide reductase family protein gives MTDLNAHVPPYKHNPSAWSQRIPICLLAFVAAAISTHLSMYQWGLIESSWDPVFGEGSNHVLKSDTAKKMYGILGIHDAALGVIAYLGDAILGFAGSPRRWQYRPWLVILFGIDVIPLGIVSVILVLCQAFIVGDWCFLCLVTALISLILVYWAWDEVRASLMYLKLVWTQNHDRRLLWRAFWGYRDEAFERAAETLLAREEA, from the coding sequence ATGACCGACCTTAACGCACACGTCCCACCTTACAAACACAATCCATCGGCTTGGAGTCAGCGGATTCCGATTTGCCTGCTTGCATTCGTCGCGGCGGCGATTTCGACACATCTGTCAATGTATCAGTGGGGCCTAATCGAAAGTTCATGGGACCCGGTCTTCGGCGAGGGTAGCAATCACGTGCTGAAATCCGATACAGCGAAAAAGATGTACGGAATTTTGGGAATTCATGATGCGGCGCTCGGCGTGATCGCCTACCTCGGCGACGCGATCCTTGGTTTCGCCGGGTCGCCCCGGCGATGGCAATACCGACCGTGGCTGGTAATTTTGTTTGGTATCGATGTGATTCCCCTGGGCATCGTCAGCGTAATCTTGGTGTTATGCCAAGCGTTCATCGTTGGCGATTGGTGCTTTCTTTGCTTGGTCACTGCTCTTATCTCGCTGATCCTGGTCTATTGGGCTTGGGATGAGGTCCGAGCATCTTTAATGTATCTGAAGCTCGTTTGGACACAGAATCACGACAGGCGACTACTATGGCGCGCTTTTTGGGGATATCGCGACGAAGCGTTTGAGCGAGCAGCGGAAACGCTGTTGGCGAGGGAGGAGGCGTGA
- a CDS encoding SDR family oxidoreductase yields MEITLEGKVVWVTGGSEGIGRAIAVKAADCGARVVVTARDADSVNAVVSQIEAKGRTALAVTADVSVPDEMEKAVNQIIAEYGRLDVVVANAGTNGTWAPIHELSHDEWTKTISVNLTGTYLAIHHAVPHLKNAGGGSIVIMSSVNGTRMFSNEGASAYAASKAGQFALGQMLALELAPSNIRVNVICPGAIESNIHGKTEKQDLATIETPVEFPAGKIPLTAGKKGKAEDVAKLTIFLASDAASHITGTPVWIDGAQSLLQG; encoded by the coding sequence ATGGAAATCACGCTTGAAGGTAAAGTGGTTTGGGTCACGGGAGGTAGCGAGGGAATTGGTCGTGCGATTGCCGTGAAGGCCGCCGATTGTGGCGCTCGCGTCGTCGTGACTGCAAGAGATGCTGACTCGGTTAACGCAGTTGTGTCTCAAATTGAAGCGAAGGGCCGCACTGCATTGGCGGTGACTGCGGATGTAAGCGTCCCAGACGAGATGGAAAAGGCCGTCAACCAAATCATTGCCGAGTACGGTCGGCTGGATGTCGTTGTGGCGAATGCCGGGACGAACGGAACTTGGGCACCGATTCATGAACTCTCACACGATGAGTGGACGAAGACGATTTCGGTCAACCTGACCGGTACCTACTTGGCGATCCATCATGCCGTCCCACATCTGAAAAACGCCGGGGGAGGAAGTATCGTCATTATGTCTTCGGTCAACGGCACAAGAATGTTCAGCAATGAAGGAGCGTCGGCTTACGCCGCGAGCAAGGCGGGGCAATTCGCTCTTGGACAAATGTTGGCTCTGGAATTGGCGCCGTCAAACATTCGAGTGAATGTGATTTGTCCGGGGGCTATCGAAAGTAATATTCACGGGAAAACGGAGAAGCAGGACTTAGCGACCATCGAAACTCCTGTTGAATTTCCCGCAGGCAAGATTCCCCTGACCGCTGGGAAAAAGGGGAAAGCCGAGGACGTTGCAAAACTAACCATTTTCCTTGCGAGTGACGCTGCATCGCATATCACTGGGACTCCAGTCTGGATCGATGGGGCTCAGTCACTTTTGCAAGGATGA
- the ctaD gene encoding cytochrome c oxidase subunit I, with translation MNGQAQRLLNAWRKPKGWRYWSAVNNSEVGLWYTITAFAFFLFGGLLALAMRIQLAVPGNDFLTAEQYNQVFTMHGSVMMFLFAVPILEAISILLLPQMMGARDLPFPRLSAYGFWSFLIGGVFVCGSLFFGAGPRGGWFMYPPMTTQYQTDVGADIWLLGLSFIEIASIAAAVELIVGVLKCRPPGMRLNLIPLYAWYILVVAGMILFAFPPLIAGDLLMELERALDWPFFDASRGGDPMLWQHLFWIFGHPEVYIVFLPSIALVAMIVPTFARTPMVGYSWIVLAAVGTGFLSFGLWVHHMFTTGLPGITIGIFSAASEAVAIPTGVQIFCFIATLLVGRVTKSVCLLFVLAGLATFIIGGLTGVMVAVAPFDYQAHDTYFIVGHLHYVLVGGTIFPIVAGFYYFYPLITGKLLSERLGTIAFWLMMIGFNVSFFPMHLTGLIGMPRRVYTYPAEMGFDNLNLLSSIGAFVLAGGFLVFLWDLLRPKRKQPAAPRNVWNAGTLEWLAEVPDQPWGVRSIPVIKSRYPLWDQENFVRDVDEGKFYLPDAEEGLRETLVTSTVEATPILCLRVPGPTFLSFWAAVFTAGVFVFSTFHWYVAAGVSGVFALFTILRWLWTGTAIIPKKTEKDVGLGLTLPTYVSGPDAVGWWAMFITMLGDMTAFMSLVFGYFFYWTVHEDFPPKGVQGPGIFWPMISLAAALAAWGLMLLSRKLNRRKQAGGFYISTLASVALAFVVAGTLVAGPRLHNMDPTQHVYQASVCVLVLWTVVHLAVGIVMQLYCIARRAAGKMTDRFDADIVNVTLYWHFMMLTVGITGLTIALFPLVA, from the coding sequence ATGAACGGACAGGCCCAGCGGTTACTGAATGCGTGGCGTAAACCGAAGGGGTGGCGGTACTGGTCTGCCGTAAATAATTCCGAAGTCGGACTTTGGTACACGATTACCGCGTTTGCCTTTTTTCTGTTCGGCGGTCTGCTCGCGCTAGCCATGCGAATTCAACTTGCGGTTCCCGGCAACGATTTTCTCACGGCGGAGCAATACAACCAAGTTTTTACGATGCATGGCAGCGTCATGATGTTCCTGTTCGCCGTGCCGATTCTTGAAGCGATCTCGATCCTATTGCTTCCCCAGATGATGGGAGCAAGAGACCTTCCGTTTCCTCGTTTGTCAGCGTATGGGTTCTGGTCGTTCTTGATCGGCGGTGTCTTCGTTTGCGGTTCGTTGTTCTTTGGTGCCGGACCACGCGGCGGATGGTTCATGTATCCGCCAATGACGACTCAATATCAAACCGACGTAGGAGCCGATATCTGGTTGCTGGGATTGTCGTTCATCGAAATTGCGTCCATTGCGGCGGCAGTCGAACTGATCGTCGGCGTCCTGAAATGTCGCCCACCTGGAATGCGATTGAACCTGATTCCACTTTATGCTTGGTACATTCTGGTGGTCGCGGGAATGATTCTGTTCGCCTTTCCTCCGTTGATTGCCGGGGACCTCTTGATGGAGTTGGAACGGGCACTCGATTGGCCGTTCTTTGACGCATCCCGCGGCGGTGATCCAATGTTGTGGCAGCATCTGTTTTGGATTTTCGGACATCCTGAAGTCTATATCGTGTTCCTGCCATCGATCGCATTGGTGGCGATGATCGTGCCGACGTTTGCTCGGACACCGATGGTCGGGTACAGCTGGATTGTGCTGGCGGCGGTCGGCACGGGGTTCCTGAGTTTTGGGTTGTGGGTTCATCATATGTTCACAACCGGTTTACCGGGGATCACAATCGGGATCTTCTCTGCCGCATCCGAAGCGGTAGCAATTCCAACCGGGGTGCAAATATTTTGCTTCATCGCTACGCTGCTGGTTGGTCGAGTGACAAAGTCAGTCTGTTTGCTATTCGTATTGGCGGGACTTGCGACGTTCATTATCGGCGGTCTGACGGGAGTGATGGTCGCGGTCGCACCGTTTGACTACCAAGCGCATGACACCTATTTCATCGTTGGACATTTACACTACGTCTTAGTTGGCGGCACGATCTTTCCGATTGTTGCAGGCTTCTACTACTTTTATCCCCTGATCACAGGGAAGCTGCTTTCTGAGCGACTTGGCACGATTGCGTTTTGGCTAATGATGATCGGCTTCAACGTTAGTTTTTTTCCGATGCATCTAACTGGATTGATCGGGATGCCGCGGCGAGTCTATACGTATCCCGCAGAGATGGGATTCGATAACTTGAATTTGCTCTCGTCAATTGGAGCTTTTGTATTGGCGGGCGGTTTTCTGGTTTTCTTGTGGGACCTCCTGCGGCCCAAGCGTAAACAACCTGCCGCGCCCAGGAACGTGTGGAATGCCGGAACGCTCGAATGGTTGGCTGAGGTTCCCGACCAACCGTGGGGCGTCCGCAGCATTCCTGTCATCAAGTCCCGATATCCGCTCTGGGATCAAGAGAACTTCGTTCGTGATGTCGACGAGGGAAAATTCTACCTTCCGGACGCTGAGGAAGGTCTGCGAGAGACGCTTGTGACCTCAACGGTTGAGGCGACGCCAATCCTGTGCCTACGAGTTCCCGGCCCAACGTTTCTGAGTTTTTGGGCGGCAGTCTTCACCGCAGGAGTGTTCGTCTTCAGCACGTTTCATTGGTACGTCGCCGCGGGTGTCAGCGGGGTTTTCGCACTCTTTACCATCCTGCGATGGCTTTGGACCGGCACCGCGATCATTCCCAAAAAGACCGAGAAGGATGTTGGCTTGGGGCTGACACTGCCGACTTACGTTTCGGGACCCGATGCGGTCGGCTGGTGGGCCATGTTCATTACGATGCTTGGCGACATGACCGCGTTTATGTCGCTGGTATTTGGCTATTTTTTCTACTGGACCGTTCACGAAGATTTTCCACCCAAAGGTGTTCAAGGTCCTGGAATTTTCTGGCCGATGATTTCGCTGGCTGCTGCCTTGGCGGCCTGGGGGCTGATGCTGCTCTCGCGAAAACTTAATCGTCGGAAACAAGCTGGCGGATTTTACATCAGTACATTGGCGTCCGTTGCTTTGGCATTTGTGGTTGCCGGTACGCTGGTCGCCGGACCTAGGCTGCACAACATGGACCCCACGCAGCACGTTTATCAAGCCTCCGTTTGCGTCTTGGTTTTATGGACGGTGGTGCATCTTGCGGTCGGGATTGTGATGCAACTGTACTGCATCGCAAGGCGGGCGGCAGGGAAGATGACGGACCGATTTGATGCCGACATTGTCAACGTGACACTGTATTGGCATTTCATGATGTTGACCGTAGGTATCACGGGACTGACGATTGCCTTGTTTCCGCTGGTGGCGTGA
- a CDS encoding c-type cytochrome, producing the protein MKRRLGELTILLASLGILGVMVLVSGIVPIKASSGHWPMTRLILDFASDRSVGLHSAGIEVPPLDEPGMVQLGAAIFDNNCRWCHGAPGFPSPPVAAQMTPHPPKLAEAVETWDDAELFYILKHGIKFTGMPAWPTQSHGEEIWPVVAFLRELPDTDADTYLDLIQSEVAKTDAIETPIAYEVATLCAACHGMADSRPTSDRVPVLASQNGAYLKNSLLAYEAGERGSGAMMPIAHRLTDDQISELSSYYAEQIREPAVMKDSSDEELIEAGRLLAANGDRSGKIPSCVDCHGPGEIMRSRDYPRLAGQPARYLQQQLVLFAEVKRGGSDNASLMDSIADKLSDAQRLALSAYYASLNVDRKE; encoded by the coding sequence ATGAAACGACGACTAGGAGAGCTGACAATCTTGCTTGCCTCGCTGGGGATACTTGGCGTGATGGTACTGGTGTCGGGAATCGTGCCGATCAAGGCCAGCAGCGGGCATTGGCCGATGACACGGTTGATATTGGATTTCGCAAGCGATCGATCGGTGGGGTTGCACAGTGCTGGTATCGAGGTTCCGCCGCTGGATGAACCAGGAATGGTCCAGCTCGGTGCGGCAATCTTCGACAACAATTGTCGTTGGTGTCACGGCGCACCAGGTTTCCCGTCGCCGCCCGTCGCCGCACAGATGACTCCTCATCCGCCCAAGTTGGCGGAAGCGGTCGAGACCTGGGACGATGCCGAGTTGTTTTACATTCTGAAACACGGAATCAAGTTTACTGGGATGCCTGCATGGCCGACACAATCGCATGGTGAAGAAATTTGGCCTGTCGTCGCTTTTTTAAGGGAGTTGCCTGATACCGACGCCGACACCTACCTTGACTTGATTCAATCCGAGGTTGCCAAAACCGATGCGATCGAAACGCCGATCGCCTATGAAGTTGCAACGTTGTGTGCTGCGTGCCATGGGATGGCGGACAGCCGACCAACAAGTGATCGAGTTCCTGTTTTAGCCTCCCAAAACGGGGCGTACCTAAAAAACTCCTTGTTGGCCTATGAAGCTGGCGAGCGAGGCAGCGGTGCGATGATGCCGATTGCACATCGCTTAACGGACGACCAAATCAGTGAACTTTCTAGCTACTACGCCGAGCAAATTCGCGAACCGGCGGTGATGAAAGACTCATCTGACGAAGAACTGATTGAAGCAGGTCGTCTACTTGCTGCTAACGGTGATCGGTCCGGCAAAATCCCTTCGTGCGTCGACTGTCACGGGCCAGGTGAAATAATGCGCAGCAGGGATTACCCAAGACTAGCTGGTCAGCCCGCTCGTTATCTGCAACAACAACTTGTGTTATTCGCCGAAGTGAAACGTGGCGGCAGTGACAACGCCTCGTTGATGGACTCCATCGCCGACAAACTAAGCGATGCGCAACGGCTTGCACTTTCTGCGTACTACGCTTCGCTAAACGTCGACCGAAAGGAATAA
- a CDS encoding SPW repeat domain-containing protein — MWGRVVEIMTAVWLAMSPWIFHASSDQLLMAADLGVAFLIALLAGLSYWHPTRNAHLLTLLVAVGLIIWGRFAGTPPPFEHQNHIVVGLFLLMIALIPNEASTPPIAWRERV, encoded by the coding sequence ATGTGGGGACGAGTGGTCGAAATCATGACAGCGGTTTGGCTCGCGATGAGCCCTTGGATTTTTCACGCATCTTCAGACCAGTTACTGATGGCTGCCGATCTGGGTGTCGCGTTCCTGATCGCCCTCCTTGCCGGATTATCCTACTGGCATCCCACTCGAAACGCTCATTTATTGACCTTGTTGGTCGCCGTTGGCTTAATCATTTGGGGACGATTCGCGGGAACGCCTCCGCCGTTTGAGCATCAAAATCACATCGTCGTCGGACTGTTTCTATTAATGATCGCACTGATTCCGAATGAAGCATCGACTCCGCCTATCGCTTGGCGTGAGCGAGTGTAG
- a CDS encoding NAD-dependent epimerase/dehydratase family protein codes for MSETRPAVIVTGSSGLLGRPVCTRLTELGYRVFGFDRVGWPEPPKAQEHVRDIECDVTNSVSVRAAMEKVRRLTGGKLASVVHMAAYYDFSGEDSDLYEKVTINGTDRLLNELEDFEFDQFVFTSTMLVHAPCAIGDHIREDDPQEAKWPYPQSKIETERLIRDGHPNVRSVFLRIAGIYTDFGCQPTLVQQVKRIYENDFQGHFFPGNTDAGQSVVHLDDVVDAIGRTVERRDAIAPKTAILIGEAEPIAYQTLQNLIGKQLHAHEWTTLHVPKPVAKAGAAVTDTLSGGEAFIKPFMVDMADDHYALNISRAKELLGWEPKHALATTLPKITESLMDAPDHWYQMNGLEK; via the coding sequence ATGTCTGAAACTCGCCCCGCCGTAATTGTTACCGGCAGCTCCGGTCTGCTTGGTCGTCCTGTCTGCACTCGCTTGACCGAACTGGGGTACCGAGTTTTCGGATTCGATCGCGTCGGCTGGCCAGAGCCTCCGAAGGCCCAAGAACATGTTCGCGACATCGAATGTGATGTCACCAATTCGGTTTCCGTTCGAGCGGCAATGGAAAAGGTTCGACGGTTGACGGGAGGCAAACTGGCAAGCGTCGTGCATATGGCGGCTTATTATGATTTCTCGGGCGAGGATAGCGACCTGTACGAAAAAGTCACAATCAATGGAACCGACCGGTTACTCAATGAACTGGAAGATTTTGAATTCGATCAGTTTGTCTTCACCAGCACCATGCTGGTACATGCCCCCTGTGCAATCGGCGATCATATCCGTGAAGACGATCCACAAGAGGCTAAATGGCCCTATCCCCAAAGCAAGATCGAAACCGAGCGATTGATTCGAGACGGCCACCCCAATGTCCGTTCTGTATTTCTGCGGATCGCTGGGATCTATACGGACTTCGGCTGTCAACCAACGCTTGTCCAGCAAGTCAAACGGATTTACGAAAACGATTTTCAAGGGCACTTCTTTCCCGGCAATACCGACGCGGGACAGTCGGTCGTCCACCTTGACGATGTGGTGGACGCTATCGGCCGTACAGTCGAGCGACGTGATGCCATCGCCCCGAAGACCGCCATTCTAATTGGCGAAGCCGAGCCGATCGCCTATCAAACGTTGCAAAACCTGATCGGGAAACAGCTACACGCACACGAGTGGACGACGTTGCATGTCCCCAAACCCGTTGCCAAAGCGGGGGCGGCGGTCACCGACACGCTGTCCGGTGGCGAAGCATTTATCAAACCGTTCATGGTCGACATGGCCGATGACCACTACGCTCTCAATATCTCGCGGGCGAAAGAGTTGCTCGGCTGGGAACCAAAGCATGCCCTCGCCACGACATTGCCGAAGATCACCGAATCACTGATGGATGCCCCCGATCATTGGTACCAGATGAACGGGCTGGAAAAATGA